The window GAGGGCCAGACCGAGTTCGACGTGGTGCAGACGGGCACGAGCTGGCTCGTCTTCCCCGAGTGGGAGTTCCTGCGCTCCCCCACCGCGCGGGCCGAGGTCACGGTCTCGCACGCGAGCACCTTCACCGCGGGCACGGTGCAGGTGTCGGCCGGCGACGCGGGCGCGTTCCGCGCCAATCGCAGCTACGACCTGCTGGTGCCGAGCCTGACGGCGCTCGGGCACACCTCGCACTATCTCGGCGCCTACCCGTCCAAGCTCGTCGCGACCAGCACCGGCAGCTCGGTCAGCGCCATCGTCGACGTGCAGCCCACCACCCGCTTCCTCGACGAGGTGCAGACGACGGTGCACGACTTCCTGGCCGACTGCGCGACGGAGACGCTGCTCTACCCTCCGGGCTGCCCGTTCGGGCTCGAGGTCGACGACCGCATCGTCTCCGAGCCGGACTGGTCGATCGAGACCTTCCCCGCGCTGACGATCATCGCCGGGCAGGACAGCTGGGTGGTGCCCACGGCGTCGGGCAGCGCGCACGTCCGGGTGGACATCCGCTCGCTCTTCGACGGCGCTGTCACCACGATCGACCGCTCGATCCCCTACGACGTGACCTTCGCGCTGAGCATCGAGCCCGACGGCGCGATCCAGTTCGCGCCGCGCGGCTGAGCTCGGGCGGTCGATCTAGCGCGCCGTGTCCTTCTCAGCCAGGCGCTCGAGCATCGCGTTGTACTCGCCGAGCTCGGCCTCGTTGGTGCGGTCGGCGTTGCGGTCGCGCCGCTTGGTCTCCTTCTTGTCGACCCGGCTCCACTGGATCGCGACGATCAGGGCGAGCGTGAAGGTCGGGATCTCGCCGATGCTCCAGGCGATGCCGCCGCCGTTCTGCTGGTCCTGCAGTGCGCTCGGGCCCCAGTCGCGGCCGGTGGCGCCGAACCAGTCGGCGAGCAGCAGGCCCGTGCCCTCCATCAGGGCGAGCCCGAAGAAGGCGTGGAAGGCCATCGTGCCGAGCAGGAGCAGCAGCCGGAACGGGTAGGGCAGCTTGTACGGCACCGGGTCGACGCCGATCAGGGCCTGCACGAAGAGGTACCCGACGATCAGGAAGTGCACGATCATCCACTCGTGGCCGAAGTGGTTCTCGGTCGCCCAGCGGAACAGCGGCGTGTAGTAGAAGGTGACGAGGCTGGTGGCGAAGAGCACCCCGGCCACCACCGGGTTCGCGATGACCGTGGCGACCTTGGAGTGCACCGCCAGCAGCACCCACTCGCGCACGCCGCGGCTGCCGTCACCGCGCTTCTTCACGGCGCGCAGAACGAGGGTGACGGGGGCGGCGGGCACGAGCAGCAGCGGCACCATCATGCTGAGCGTCATGTGTCCGAACATGTGCGCACTGAACAGGAACTTCTCGTAGACGTTGAGGCCGCCGTTGGTGACGTAGAAGAGCAGCAGGATGCCCGCGATCCAGAGCACGGTGCGGTACCAGGGCCATCGGTCGCCGCGGCGGCGCAGGCGCAGCACCCCGGCGACGTAGAAGAAGATCGCGAAGGCGCAGACGAGCACCCAGATCAGGTCGAAGTTCCACTGGGTGAGGAAGTTCGAGACCGTCAGCTCGGGGGGCAGCTTCTCGCCGGTGAGGATCTGCGCGGCGGTCTGGGTCTCGGGCACCTCCTGCGGCACCGGGGTGGCGGTGCGGGCGAGCGCGGCGGCGAAGCCGGTGGCGATGCCCATGAAGCCGAGCTCGGCGACGACCAGCCACCAGAAGTGCCGGCGCCGCTCGGTCGTGCCGAGCTTGCCGATGACGTAGCGGCGGTGCAGGGCCCCGATCAGCCCGAGGGCGAGCAGGGCGCCCACCTTGACCAGCACCAGGATGCCGTAGGGCGTGAGCAGCCGGTCGAGCGAGCCGACCCGCAGCTCGGCGCTGACGTAGCCCGAGGCCGCGACCACGACGAAGCAGACGATCGCCACCGTCGAGTAGCGCGCGACGACGTCGACGAGCACGGCCGTCGACAGCTGCCGGCTGAGCAGCACGATGACCACGAGCCCGCCGAGCCAGGCCGCGGCGAAGACGAGGTGCAGGCCGAGTGCGGTGATGGCCGCGTCGTGGCCGTCGACGCCTGCCGCGTGACCCTGCTGCGCCATGGGCACCAGGCAGACGACGGCGACGAGGCCGACGAACACGAGCGCGGTGTGGTTGCGCACGGCGAAGCACAGCACGGTGACGACCGCGCCGAGCAGTGTGGTCTGCAGCCAGGCCTGACCGAGCTCGATCTGGGTGAGGAACTGCCCGAGACCCTGGCTGAACGCGTCGTCGAAGCTGAGGGCGCGCGCGGTGACGCTGAGGTAGCTGAAGAAGCCCGTCATCGCCGCCGCGACGGTGAACAGGCCGGCGGATGCGGCGGCGACGTCGAGGGCGCGTCCCCAGGCCGGGCTCGACGGCGGGATGGCGAAGACCACCAGGCCGATGGCACCGATCATGCCGGCGGCCGAGATGTTGACGAGCGTCGAGGTGATCGGCAGACCGAAGCGCACGACGGGCCCGGGATCCTCGAGCAGCTGCGGTGCGGCGCCGCCGCCGATGGCGAGGGCGATCAGGAGGGCCGCGAAGGCCGCCACCACCAGTACGGCGGGGCCTGACACGCGGACGACTCTCAGCACCCGTCCACTGTACGCGCGTCGGCCTGGACCTTTGCCGGAACGGCCGGAACGGCTGCAACGGAGCCAACGGCCGCAACGCCGGGTGCGTTAACAGCGGAAGGGCGGCGGCCGAAGCCGTCGCCCTTCTGAGCTGGTGGTGAAGCGACTACTTGGCAGCAGCCTTCAGCTTCGAACCGGCCGAGATCTTGACCGAGTGACCGGCCGGAATCTCGATGGTGGCGCCGGTCTGCGGGTTGCGGCCGGTGCGAGCGGCGCGCGAGGTGCGCTCGACGGCGAGCCAGCCCGGGATCGTGACCTTGGTGCCCGAGGCGACCGAGTCGGCCAGCGTCGAGAAGAGAGCGTCGAGCACCTCGTTGACGGAAGCCTGCGTCTGGCCGGAAGCGGCGGCGACGGCTGCGACGAGCTCGGTCTTGTTGAGTGACTTGTCAGCCATTTAAGGTGTCCTCCTCGGACCTCTTCGCTACCTGGGTAGCTCTTTCAGTGGAACGGTCCCGGCCACAGGGCCAGTTCGGTTGGTCGGTACGACCGTGGGTAATTTACCAGCTGGACTTCGTAATGCCCGGCAATTCGCCCCGGTGCGCCATGTCGCGGAAGCGGACACGGCTGATTCCGAACTTGCTGAGGTTTCCGCGGGGGCGGCCGTCGACGGCGTCGCGGTTGCGCACGCGGATCGGCGACGCGTTGCGCGGCAGCTTCTGCAGGCCGAGGCGGGCGCTCTCGCGCTCCTCGTCGGTGGAGGTCGGGCTGACCAGGGCCTTCTTCAGCTCGAGGCGCTTCGCGGCGTACCGCTCCACGATGACCTTGCGCTGCTCGTTCTTGGCGATCTTGCTCTTCTTAGCCATGTGTTTACCGCTCCTCTCGGAAGTCGACGTGCTTACGGATGACCGGGTCGTACTTCTTCAGCACGAGACGGTCGGGGTCGTTGCGACGGTTCTTCTTGGTCACGTAGGTGTAACCGGTGCCCGCCGTCGAGCGGAGCTTGATGATGGGACGGACGTCCTGCTGCTTTGCCATTAGATCTTCTCCCCACGAGCGAGGAGGTCCTTGACGACCGACTCGATTCCACGAGCATCGATGACCTTGATGCCCTTCGCCGACAGGGTCAGCGTGACGTTACGGCGAAGCGAGGGCACGTAGTACTTCTTCTTCTGCACGTTCGGGTCGAAGCGGCGATTGGTTCGCCGGTGCGAGTGCGAGATGTTGTGACCGAAGCCGGGAACGGCTCCTGTCACCTGGCAGACTGCTGCCATTGCTTCCTCCATTTGGTTACCGTGAGACGAGCGTCTCACCCAAGATGACTTGTCGACAGGCCCGTCTCGTGACGGCCCCGCAGAGGGCGGAGGATTCCACCCAACCTCGCTAGCTTACACCATCGCCCGGCGGGGCTCGAAAGCGATCAGGGGATGGGCACGCAGGCCGAGCAGAACCCGAAGATGTCGACGACGTGCTCGGGCCGGCTGAAGCCGTGCAGGGTCGCCGTGCGCTGCGCCCACGACTCGACCTCGTCGGCCTCGATCTCGACCGTGAGACCGCAGCTGCGGCAGATCAGGTGGTGGTGGTGCGCCAGCGAGCAGGCGCGGTAGAGCGCCTCGCCCTCGGGTGACTGCAGCGAGTCGGCCTCGCCCTCCTGGGCGAGATCGGAGAGCGCGCGGTAGACGGTGGCCAGACCGATCTGCGAGCCCGAGTTCTTCAGGGAGGAGTGCAGGCTCTGCGCGCTGACGAAGCCCATCTGGGTTCCCAGGGCGCTCCGCACCGCCTCGCGCTGCCAGGTGTTCCTCTTCACTGCATCACCGTCCTCGTGTTCAACGGTACCCGCCCCGACAGGCCCCGACGTCGGCGCCGCCAGGACACCAGGCGGCAGATCAGGTAGATCGCGAACGAGATGGTGGTCACGTAGGGGCTGATCGGCACCGAGGCGCCGAGCGCGAGCATGATCCCGCCAACGAGCGACAGCACGGCGAACAGCGTGCTGAGCAGCGGCACGACGACGGGCGACGACGAGAGCCGCAGCGCGGCGGCGGCCGGCGTGACGAGGATCGAGAGCACCAGCAGCGAGCCGACGATCTGCACCGAGACCGCGACGGCGAGCCCGAGCAGCAGCATGAACACGATCGACAGTCCGCGCACGGGCACGCCTCGGGCGGAGGCGACGTCGGCGTCGGCGCTGGCGAAGGTGAGCGGCCGCCAGACGAGCAGCAGCCCGAGCACCACGACGATCGAGATCGCGATCAGCGAGTTCAGCCGCGGGTCGTCGACGGCCACGATCTGCCCGGTCAGCAGCCCGAACTTGTTGGCCGACCGGCCGGGGTAGAGCGAGAGGCAGAGGATGCCGAGCCCCAGCCCGAACGGCATCAGCACCGCGATGATCGAGTTGCGGTCGCGCGCCCGCGAGCCGAGCAGCCCGATGATCA of the Herbiconiux flava genome contains:
- the rpmB gene encoding 50S ribosomal protein L28; translation: MAAVCQVTGAVPGFGHNISHSHRRTNRRFDPNVQKKKYYVPSLRRNVTLTLSAKGIKVIDARGIESVVKDLLARGEKI
- a CDS encoding HU family DNA-binding protein, whose product is MADKSLNKTELVAAVAAASGQTQASVNEVLDALFSTLADSVASGTKVTIPGWLAVERTSRAARTGRNPQTGATIEIPAGHSVKISAGSKLKAAAK
- a CDS encoding cytochrome c oxidase assembly protein, with translation MLRVVRVSGPAVLVVAAFAALLIALAIGGGAAPQLLEDPGPVVRFGLPITSTLVNISAAGMIGAIGLVVFAIPPSSPAWGRALDVAAASAGLFTVAAAMTGFFSYLSVTARALSFDDAFSQGLGQFLTQIELGQAWLQTTLLGAVVTVLCFAVRNHTALVFVGLVAVVCLVPMAQQGHAAGVDGHDAAITALGLHLVFAAAWLGGLVVIVLLSRQLSTAVLVDVVARYSTVAIVCFVVVAASGYVSAELRVGSLDRLLTPYGILVLVKVGALLALGLIGALHRRYVIGKLGTTERRRHFWWLVVAELGFMGIATGFAAALARTATPVPQEVPETQTAAQILTGEKLPPELTVSNFLTQWNFDLIWVLVCAFAIFFYVAGVLRLRRRGDRWPWYRTVLWIAGILLLFYVTNGGLNVYEKFLFSAHMFGHMTLSMMVPLLLVPAAPVTLVLRAVKKRGDGSRGVREWVLLAVHSKVATVIANPVVAGVLFATSLVTFYYTPLFRWATENHFGHEWMIVHFLIVGYLFVQALIGVDPVPYKLPYPFRLLLLLGTMAFHAFFGLALMEGTGLLLADWFGATGRDWGPSALQDQQNGGGIAWSIGEIPTFTLALIVAIQWSRVDKKETKRRDRNADRTNEAELGEYNAMLERLAEKDTAR
- a CDS encoding metal ABC transporter permease — translated: MNGDIWSEVFNFANYGELVVLLRNSIIAGAVLGVVGGLIGVFVMSRDMAFAVHGISELSFAGAAAGLLFGIGVVEGSIIGSLIASLIIGLLGSRARDRNSIIAVLMPFGLGLGILCLSLYPGRSANKFGLLTGQIVAVDDPRLNSLIAISIVVVLGLLLVWRPLTFASADADVASARGVPVRGLSIVFMLLLGLAVAVSVQIVGSLLVLSILVTPAAAALRLSSSPVVVPLLSTLFAVLSLVGGIMLALGASVPISPYVTTISFAIYLICRLVSWRRRRRGLSGRVPLNTRTVMQ
- the rpsN gene encoding 30S ribosomal protein S14, with the protein product MAKKSKIAKNEQRKVIVERYAAKRLELKKALVSPTSTDEERESARLGLQKLPRNASPIRVRNRDAVDGRPRGNLSKFGISRVRFRDMAHRGELPGITKSSW
- a CDS encoding Fur family transcriptional regulator; its protein translation is MKRNTWQREAVRSALGTQMGFVSAQSLHSSLKNSGSQIGLATVYRALSDLAQEGEADSLQSPEGEALYRACSLAHHHHLICRSCGLTVEIEADEVESWAQRTATLHGFSRPEHVVDIFGFCSACVPIP
- the rpmG gene encoding 50S ribosomal protein L33, encoding MAKQQDVRPIIKLRSTAGTGYTYVTKKNRRNDPDRLVLKKYDPVIRKHVDFREER